From a single Mesorhizobium shangrilense genomic region:
- a CDS encoding LuxR family transcriptional regulator — protein sequence MRQAAGLRFLDFCAEEADAAKVIERFLEVINLFGFEVSAGGAWVGVGGTRVHRFYFNNWPSDWLELYLANGFFEIDPIIMETRRRMAPFLWSEIGDARSFTVEGRVVLEAAKAYGWSEVMGIPIHGPAGYQGLVSLASLNSVSMSKTERALLHTMALAVHDRAHASIGLDESTRPPIHLTPREAECMRWVIAGKTDAEIGIILGIATATAHYHVEQVKKKAGTRSRSEAVALLVLAGTV from the coding sequence ATGAGGCAGGCTGCAGGGTTGCGGTTTCTCGATTTTTGCGCGGAAGAGGCCGATGCCGCCAAGGTGATCGAGCGCTTCCTGGAGGTCATCAACCTCTTCGGCTTCGAGGTGTCCGCTGGCGGCGCATGGGTTGGCGTCGGCGGTACGCGGGTGCATCGCTTCTACTTCAACAATTGGCCGAGTGATTGGCTCGAACTCTATCTCGCAAATGGCTTTTTCGAGATCGACCCGATCATCATGGAGACGCGCCGGCGCATGGCGCCGTTCCTGTGGAGCGAGATCGGCGATGCGCGCAGCTTCACCGTCGAAGGCAGGGTGGTGCTGGAGGCGGCCAAGGCCTACGGATGGTCCGAAGTGATGGGCATCCCCATCCATGGGCCGGCAGGCTACCAGGGGCTCGTCTCCCTGGCGTCGCTGAATTCGGTTTCCATGAGCAAGACAGAACGCGCGCTGCTGCACACGATGGCGCTTGCCGTGCACGACCGCGCGCATGCGTCCATCGGGCTTGACGAGAGCACGCGTCCCCCGATCCACCTGACACCCCGCGAGGCGGAATGCATGCGCTGGGTCATCGCTGGCAAGACCGACGCGGAGATCGGCATCATTCTGGGCATCGCCACCGCCACCGCGCATTACCATGTGGAGCAGGTCAAGAAGAAAGCGGGTACCCGCAGCCGCAGCGAAGCCGTGGCCCTGCTGGTGCTCGCGGGCACGGTTTAG
- a CDS encoding autotransporter outer membrane beta-barrel domain-containing protein has translation MPLAMSGGVRAADVNVTANVGTGINLDTQTGSTAEVEPGVTVTNISGSSSIYATTSAWGLTNNGSISSSLANTVSLSVNGSSVTNFGTITSDANGNSIWMTGGGSVDNKAGATISSGHSGIRIGTAAAGPGTVTNAGTITQTGTSGDLVTLLFGGTVTNLAGGTISANNGSNAVSVGQGTSRTVINSGTITNTGSGFATGVLVQGGASTVTNNATGHISGTFNGVYASASAPLTLTNDGIIESTGSSTSARAVEATGGGTFINTGTIRSASSDGLYLGRAGTVTNSGTISGAVRAINFSGNYARTLNLDTGSVLNGVVQGGTGVDSLVLLGTGTESAARFLAFETLSMQGTAWTLNDAGTFSTSSEVQSGTLTVAGTLTSPTITVRSAGTLTGSGTLVGAFTNSGTVRVSSGALTISGSFTSQAGSTLAMGVTPSTGAVLDVTGTATLNGGTVAVLAGSGTYAPSMTYTILTASGGRTGAFAGTTSNFAFLDPTLTYDGNNVYLTLVRNSIDFGAIGGTPNQRSAGGGVESLGFNTPIYEAVALLDINGARSAFDQLSGEIHASIKGGLLDDSRFVRDAIVNRLDAAFGGISSPPIPLMAYGEGGPQMVAADTDRFAVWSQGFGSWGSHDSDGNAATLERSTTGLLVGADGMAGAWRLGMIGGYSRSSFDVDDRRSSGDSDNYHLGLYGGTNWGAIAFRAGAAYAWNRISTSRSVSFGGFADQLSTDYDAGTAQAYGELAYKGDAGAFGFEPFVNLAYVNLHTDGFTEKGGSAALTSESSSTDTTFTTLGVRISSGFTVGGVEATARGMLGWRHAFGDVAPLSTFAFAGGDTFTIAGAPIARDAALVELGVDVQLASNATIGLSYAGQFGADVHDNGFKAKLGLSF, from the coding sequence ATGCCCCTGGCAATGTCGGGCGGTGTGCGCGCAGCCGATGTCAATGTCACCGCCAATGTCGGAACCGGCATCAATCTCGACACTCAAACCGGCAGTACAGCCGAGGTCGAACCGGGCGTCACGGTGACCAACATCTCTGGCAGTTCGTCGATCTACGCGACAACAAGCGCGTGGGGACTGACGAACAACGGTTCCATCTCGTCTTCTCTGGCCAATACCGTTTCGCTTTCCGTCAACGGCTCCTCGGTCACCAATTTCGGCACGATCACCAGCGATGCGAACGGCAACTCCATCTGGATGACCGGCGGCGGCAGCGTCGACAACAAGGCGGGCGCGACGATCAGTTCGGGTCACAGTGGCATCAGGATCGGCACGGCGGCTGCAGGTCCGGGAACAGTCACCAATGCCGGAACCATCACCCAGACCGGGACAAGCGGCGATCTTGTCACCCTGCTGTTCGGCGGCACGGTGACCAACCTCGCGGGCGGCACCATCTCGGCCAACAACGGCAGCAACGCGGTGTCGGTCGGCCAGGGCACGTCGCGAACCGTCATCAACTCCGGCACCATCACGAACACCGGATCGGGCTTCGCGACGGGTGTCCTGGTCCAGGGCGGGGCAAGCACGGTGACCAACAACGCAACGGGTCATATCAGCGGGACCTTCAATGGCGTCTATGCCAGCGCCAGCGCACCGCTCACCTTGACCAACGACGGCATCATCGAATCGACCGGCTCAAGCACGAGCGCCCGCGCGGTGGAAGCGACCGGCGGCGGCACCTTCATAAACACCGGTACCATCCGGTCGGCATCGAGCGACGGGCTCTATCTGGGGCGGGCCGGCACCGTGACAAACAGCGGAACGATTTCCGGCGCGGTGCGCGCCATCAACTTCTCCGGCAACTACGCGCGCACTCTCAATCTGGACACCGGCTCGGTGCTGAACGGCGTCGTCCAGGGCGGAACCGGGGTGGACAGTCTTGTGCTGCTCGGCACCGGCACCGAAAGCGCGGCCAGGTTCCTCGCTTTCGAGACCCTGTCGATGCAGGGCACCGCCTGGACGCTCAATGACGCCGGCACTTTCTCCACCAGTTCAGAGGTTCAATCCGGCACGTTGACTGTCGCGGGGACACTTACCAGCCCGACGATCACGGTGCGGTCGGCCGGCACGTTGACCGGCAGTGGGACGCTTGTCGGCGCGTTCACGAATTCCGGCACGGTGCGCGTGTCGTCCGGGGCGCTTACCATCTCCGGCAGCTTCACCAGCCAGGCAGGCTCGACTTTGGCTATGGGTGTTACACCGTCTACCGGCGCAGTGCTTGATGTAACCGGCACCGCAACGTTGAACGGCGGCACGGTGGCGGTCTTGGCTGGGTCCGGAACCTATGCGCCGAGCATGACATACACCATCCTGACCGCCAGCGGCGGGCGTACTGGTGCCTTCGCCGGCACCACCAGCAACTTCGCATTCCTCGACCCGACCCTGACCTACGACGGCAACAACGTCTATCTCACCCTGGTGCGCAACAGCATCGACTTCGGCGCCATTGGCGGCACGCCCAACCAGCGCTCGGCCGGCGGCGGCGTCGAATCCCTCGGCTTCAACACCCCGATCTACGAAGCTGTCGCACTGCTCGACATCAATGGCGCACGCAGCGCATTCGACCAGCTCTCGGGAGAAATTCACGCCTCGATCAAGGGCGGCCTGCTGGATGACAGCCGCTTTGTCCGAGATGCCATCGTCAATCGTCTTGACGCCGCCTTCGGCGGCATTTCCTCGCCCCCTATTCCGCTCATGGCCTACGGCGAAGGCGGCCCGCAAATGGTTGCCGCCGACACCGACCGCTTTGCCGTCTGGAGCCAGGGTTTTGGCTCGTGGGGCAGCCATGACAGCGACGGCAACGCCGCCACTCTCGAACGCTCGACCACCGGCCTGCTGGTGGGAGCGGATGGCATGGCCGGTGCATGGCGGCTTGGCATGATCGGCGGCTACAGCCGCTCAAGTTTCGATGTCGATGACCGTCGCTCCTCCGGCGACAGCGACAATTATCATCTCGGCCTTTATGGCGGGACAAACTGGGGTGCGATCGCTTTTCGCGCAGGTGCCGCTTACGCGTGGAACCGCATCTCGACCTCGCGCTCGGTTTCCTTCGGCGGCTTCGCCGATCAACTGTCGACGGATTACGATGCCGGTACGGCCCAGGCCTATGGCGAGCTCGCCTACAAGGGCGATGCCGGAGCCTTCGGTTTCGAACCCTTCGTCAATCTTGCCTACGTCAACCTGCACACCGATGGTTTTACCGAAAAGGGCGGCTCGGCGGCGCTGACCAGCGAAAGCTCGAGCACCGACACCACCTTCACCACGCTGGGCGTCAGGATCTCCAGCGGATTCACGGTTGGCGGCGTCGAGGCGACGGCGCGTGGCATGCTTGGCTGGCGGCACGCCTTTGGCGACGTCGCGCCGCTGTCGACCTTCGCCTTCGCAGGCGGCGATACCTTCACCATCGCCGGCGCACCGATTGCCCGGGATGCCGCTCTCGTCGAACTTGGCGTCGATGTACAGCTCGCCTCGAATGCCACAATCGGGCTCTCCTATGCAGGGCAATTCGGTGCAGACGTCCATGACAACGGCTTCAAGGCCAAGCTTGGCCTGTCGTTCTGA